A DNA window from Polyodon spathula isolate WHYD16114869_AA chromosome 18, ASM1765450v1, whole genome shotgun sequence contains the following coding sequences:
- the atpaf1 gene encoding ATP synthase mitochondrial F1 complex assembly factor 1 — MSDIGESKMAAAMVQMCCIYRGMLAVRNTGIRPLIPGLAPLQLRAFSVLKEPTLEENPFYSKYEDKIAQLRRLKPQEFEACMEKRRELKRQPLGQSKQAEFIKLVEQESENLGKRASGSGGFSKDKTLGSILNVDMVKEKTAEEIGQIWMHYFATKDTICAIIPGEKFETMSNRGKNCPTFLYALPQEEGYEFFVGQWSGNELHFTSLINVQTIGQNAPSQLILYHYPELQKDKGIVLMAAEMDHKFLDVTKAQCLANQVQLFYGTQHQETFHLVELFNHKPADFKHMSVIAELEQTGISHPRA, encoded by the exons ATGAGCGACATAGGGGAAAGCAAAATGGCGGCGGCCATGGTCCAGATGTGTTGCATATATCGGGGGATGCTGGCGGTCAGGAACACGGGAATCCGACCTTTAATCCCCGGACTGGCGCCGCTACAGCTCCGGGCATTCTCTGTGCTCAAAGAACCGACGCTGGAGGAAAATCCTTTCTATAGCAAATACGAGGACAAGATCGCACAGCTTCGGAG GTTAAAACCTCAAGAGTTTGAGGCCTGCATGGAGAAGAGAAGGGAGTTGAAAAGGCAACCACTCGGCCAATCCAAACAGGCTGAGTTTATCAAGCTCGTTGAACAGGAG tcAGAAAACCTTGGCAAACGGGCATCTGGAAGTGGAGGGTTTTCCAAAGACAAG ACTTTGGGATCCATCCTTAATGTAGATATGGTCAAAGAGAAGACAGCAGAAGAAATAGGCCAG ATATGGATGCACTATTTTGCCACTAAGGACACCATTTGTGCAATTATTCCT GGAGAAAAGTTTGAAACGATGTCCAACAGAGGAAAGAACTGTCCCACT TTCCTATATGCTCTGCCACAGGAGGAGGGTTATGAGTTTTTTGTGGGTCAGTGGTCAGGCAATGAGCTGCATTTCACTTCCCTCATCAACGTTCAG ACAATAGGGCAAAATGCTCCTAGCCAGCTGATTCTCTATCACTACCCTGAACTTCAGAAGGACAAAGGCATCGTTCTCATGGCAGCAGAAATGGACCACAAATTCCTG GACGTAACCAAGGCCCAGTGCCTCGCCAATCAGGTGCAGTTGTTCTATGGCACACAGCACCAAGAGACCTTCCATTTAGTGGAGCTGTTCAACCACAAGCCTGCTGATTTCAAACACATGTCTGTCATTGCAGAGCTGGAGCAGACTGGGATCTCCCATCCGAGAGCCTAA